TATGCAATGACCCTATCCTGCTATCTACCCATTTATCCGGAGATGGAGAAACAGATTAAACACTACCTCCACGACCAGGATGACATTCCTGCCCTTGACTTTATGACCCAGCAAAAATACTCCTGGCCCGACTATATGACCATTGAATACGACCTCCTCCCCGATTACCACTTTGACAGCCTCGAACGCCAGCGCCTGGTTAAAAAACTTTTGGAACTTCAACTGCCGGCTGGAGACAGCCGCTTCTAACCCTCAACCAGTAGATTTTCCAGTTCCTTACGGAACGCCATCCTCCCCGCCTCCAGATTGTCCACTCCACCACCCCCCTCACCAATATCCTGCCTGCCGCCGCCACCACCGCCAAGGGCATTTCCCACCACCTTTGCCAGTTTCCCTGCAGGCAACCGCGCCTGTAAATCCGGACTGACAAAAACAACATAACGCAACCTTGAACCGCTCACCGCGCCGCTCAAAAATCCGGCATAATTACTTACCAGCAACTCCCGCACCCGGTCGCAGATTATCCTTAACTCATCAACCTCAAAAAAGGCAAAGTGCCCGATGATCAGCCTGATATTACCTTTGATCTCAGCATGCTGAACAAGAACCGCTGCCTCCTGACGGGCAAGCTGGGCTGAAAGCTGCCGCACCCGTGCACCCAGCCTTTTTGCCTCATCGCTCAGCGCCTCCACCCGCTTGATGAGCCCCCCCTCACTCACGCCCAAAAACTCCTGCAACCTGTCAAGAGTTTGCCGCTCGGCCCGCAACCGCTCAAAAGCCTGCCTGCCCACCAGCGCCTCAATCCGCCTGATTCCGGCAGCCACACCGGTCTCAGCCACAATCCGGAAAAACCCGATCTCCCCTGTCCGGCGCAGATGGGTGCCACCGCACAACTCAACAGAAAAATCCCCAATCCGTAAAACATTCACCCTCTCGCCATACTCCTCGCCAAAAAATGCCAAGGCGCCCATCCGCTTTGCCTCGCCGAGAGGCACATCCACCAGCCGCTCAACTGGCACATCCCGGATAATCTGCTCATAAATTAGCCGCTCTACCGCCTCAATCTCTGCCGGTTTTAAAGGCTCAAATGCGGCAAAGTCAAACCTGAGCCTACCCGGCTCAACCAACGAACCCTCCTGTTTCACATAATCACCAAGAACCCGGCGCAGTGCCGCATGCAGCAGATGGGTTGCGGTATGCGCCCGCTCAATCTCCCTGCGCCGCTCCTTATCAATCGCAGCAAAAACCGTCCCCTTCTTCGGTTCGCCCTTCTTCAAAACCGCCCGCGCCAGCCTCACCCCGTGCCGAAAATAACTGTCCTTAACCTCAAACTCAAAACCCTCGCCCATCACCCTGCCGGTATCCCCAACCTGACCACCCTTCTCAGAATAAAACGGCGTCCTTGCCAAAATCAGTTCATAACTCCCGTCGTCCAGCCGCTGGAAATCAACCAGTTCGGTCTCAGTCTCATCCATATCATACCCAACAAACTCTGACATCAGCGCACCTGAATCCACTACCGCCGCCTCCTTACCCTCGGCAATAAATGTTGCCTTTCTGCTCCGCTCCCGCTGCTCCTGCATCGCCTGCTCAAAACCCTCCTGGTCAAGTTTCAACCCCGCCTCATCTGCCAATTCCTGCACCAGTTCAATATGAAACCCATAGGTGTCGTGCAGCCGGAAGAGCTCCTCACCCGGAACCACACCCTCATCCTTGTAACGACTTAAAACCTCCTGCCATATCTCCAGACCGGCAGCAAGCGTGCGCAAAAATCGCTCCTCCTCTGCCTTGATAATCAATGCCGCCTGCTCCCTTTTTGCCCCAAGTTCTGGATACCATTGCCGCATCAACTCCACCACCACACCTGCAACCCGGTAAAGAAAAGGCTCAGACACCTTCTGCCGCTGGGCAAACAAAAGCGCCCTTCTCAAAATATTGCGCAGGATATACCCCCTGCCCTCATTTGACGGTATCCCACCATCCGCAATCGCAAACACCAGCGCCCGCGTATGGTCGGCAGCAACATAAAACATCTGCCGGTTATCAATGGTTAAATCCATCCCTAAAATCTCCTCAATTCCCTTCACAATCGGTGCAAACAGGTCGGTCTCAAAGATGCTCTTTTTCATCTGCGAAACCATTGCCAGCCGCTCCAGCCCCATACCCGTGTCAATTCCCCGGTTCTTCAAAGGCACCCTCGTGCCATCTGGCAACTGATTGAACTGGGGAAAAACAATATTGTAAATCTCGCTGAACCGGTCGCAATCACAACCAGGACCACATCCCTCCTTGCCGCAACCAAACTCCGCTCCTAAGTCGCAGTAAATCTCAGAACAGGGACCGCAGGCGCCAGTTCCACCTGCCGGACCCCAGAAGTTGTCCTCCTCGCCCAGCCGAAAAATCTTATCCTCTGGCAACCCGACAACCTTATGCCAAACCTCATAAGCCTCATCATCCTCCCGATAAACCGAAACATAAAGCCTTGAAGGGTCAATTTTCACCACCTCGGTGAGATACTCCCAAGCCCAGGGAATCGCCTCAGCCTTAAAATAGTCGCCAAAGGAAAAGTTGCCCAGCATCTCAAAAAAGGTGCAGTGCCTTGGTGTCTTGCCAACCCGCTCCAGGTCCGATGCCCGCAGACACTTCTGAATTGAGCATGCCCGCTTATAAGGCAGCTCAACCGCACCTGCCCAGAGCGCCTTGAACTGGACCATTCCGGCATTGGTAAAAAGCAGCGTTGGGTCATCCCGCGGGATTAAAGAGGAACTGGGAACAATCTTATGCTCCCGCTGGGCATAGAACTCCAAAAATGTCCGGCGCAACTCACGATGATTCATAACATCTGGGATTTTAGCAGGATTTTGGATTTACTGCAACTGCTGCACAGAGAAAATGGTTAAGGTTGACCCTTCCTCCACTCAAACACAAACTTACCGCTCTTATTTATATACCCCTCCTTATCACCCATCCGCACAAATCCCAGACCACCCTCAAAACTGCGGGCATAATCAAACTGAAGTTCTATCACCATCCTGCCAGTCGTATCAATGTAGCCCCATTTATTATCTATTCTCACCGGCGCGAGCCCGTCAGAAAAACTT
The DNA window shown above is from candidate division WOR-3 bacterium and carries:
- the alaS gene encoding alanine--tRNA ligase, whose protein sequence is MNHRELRRTFLEFYAQREHKIVPSSSLIPRDDPTLLFTNAGMVQFKALWAGAVELPYKRACSIQKCLRASDLERVGKTPRHCTFFEMLGNFSFGDYFKAEAIPWAWEYLTEVVKIDPSRLYVSVYREDDEAYEVWHKVVGLPEDKIFRLGEEDNFWGPAGGTGACGPCSEIYCDLGAEFGCGKEGCGPGCDCDRFSEIYNIVFPQFNQLPDGTRVPLKNRGIDTGMGLERLAMVSQMKKSIFETDLFAPIVKGIEEILGMDLTIDNRQMFYVAADHTRALVFAIADGGIPSNEGRGYILRNILRRALLFAQRQKVSEPFLYRVAGVVVELMRQWYPELGAKREQAALIIKAEEERFLRTLAAGLEIWQEVLSRYKDEGVVPGEELFRLHDTYGFHIELVQELADEAGLKLDQEGFEQAMQEQRERSRKATFIAEGKEAAVVDSGALMSEFVGYDMDETETELVDFQRLDDGSYELILARTPFYSEKGGQVGDTGRVMGEGFEFEVKDSYFRHGVRLARAVLKKGEPKKGTVFAAIDKERRREIERAHTATHLLHAALRRVLGDYVKQEGSLVEPGRLRFDFAAFEPLKPAEIEAVERLIYEQIIRDVPVERLVDVPLGEAKRMGALAFFGEEYGERVNVLRIGDFSVELCGGTHLRRTGEIGFFRIVAETGVAAGIRRIEALVGRQAFERLRAERQTLDRLQEFLGVSEGGLIKRVEALSDEAKRLGARVRQLSAQLARQEAAVLVQHAEIKGNIRLIIGHFAFFEVDELRIICDRVRELLVSNYAGFLSGAVSGSRLRYVVFVSPDLQARLPAGKLAKVVGNALGGGGGGRQDIGEGGGGVDNLEAGRMAFRKELENLLVEG